One genomic region from Microcystis panniformis FACHB-1757 encodes:
- a CDS encoding ComEA family DNA-binding protein has translation MTPQNWLGRTFNPLKAKISNDPYYRFRSLDEIAMAAQLGIKINVSQAGVDDWLRLPGISIHQARMLVELLGMGVELLCLEDLAAALSVPVARLKAWEPILEFAYYSPESHLAPPKINPNTASIEQLTTLPLISDNLAAAIIKNREEQGLFKNIVDFKGRLSLDAQEISQLMHFFQF, from the coding sequence ATGACACCGCAAAACTGGTTAGGGCGCACTTTTAACCCTTTAAAAGCCAAAATTAGCAATGATCCCTATTATCGCTTTCGTTCCCTCGATGAGATCGCTATGGCGGCACAATTGGGCATTAAAATTAATGTCAGTCAAGCGGGTGTGGATGATTGGCTGCGATTGCCAGGGATATCCATCCATCAAGCGCGGATGTTGGTGGAATTGCTGGGTATGGGGGTAGAATTGCTTTGTCTCGAAGATCTAGCGGCTGCTTTGAGTGTTCCTGTGGCTAGATTGAAAGCTTGGGAACCGATTCTAGAATTTGCCTATTATAGCCCCGAAAGTCACCTCGCACCCCCTAAAATCAATCCTAACACCGCTTCGATCGAGCAGTTAACCACCCTACCCCTGATCAGCGATAATTTGGCGGCTGCCATTATTAAAAATAGAGAAGAACAGGGATTATTTAAGAATATTGTGGATTTTAAAGGGCGTTTATCCCTAGACGCTCAGGAAATCTCCCAATTAATGCACTTTTTTCAGTTTTAA
- a CDS encoding NINE protein, which yields MLLVEKLLSKPKSRKLAIFLAFIGSILALPFPIAGIHKFYLGQPLWGIIYLLLWQTPIPRVACAIDAVWYLIQDNQFLANYFPTATAAATVPSLEPKQVEAIGAALRELERLRQEGLISEYEFEEKRRQLLQ from the coding sequence ATGCTTCTGGTGGAAAAATTATTAAGTAAGCCCAAAAGCCGTAAATTAGCGATTTTTTTGGCTTTTATCGGTAGCATTCTCGCTTTACCCTTTCCTATCGCCGGTATTCATAAATTCTATCTCGGTCAACCTCTCTGGGGAATTATCTATCTTCTCCTTTGGCAAACTCCGATTCCCCGGGTGGCTTGCGCGATCGATGCAGTGTGGTATTTAATCCAAGATAACCAATTTTTGGCTAACTATTTTCCCACTGCCACCGCTGCTGCCACTGTCCCCAGTTTAGAGCCTAAACAAGTAGAGGCGATCGGGGCAGCTTTAAGGGAATTAGAGCGCCTCCGGCAAGAAGGATTGATTTCTGAGTACGAATTTGAAGAAAAACGGCGACAATTACTACAATGA
- the asnS gene encoding asparagine--tRNA ligase: MTTRIKEIFQTGQPDQSVTVQGWVRTKRELKEFTFLEVNDGSSLANLQVILEPTLPDYENVLKTISTGAAIAVSGNLVPSPGKGQNIELKAAEITLYGDCPADYPLQKKRHSFEFLRTIAHLRARTNTLGAVMRVRNACATAIHTFFQEKGFIWVHTPIITANDCEGAGELFTVTSLDLKKPANFAEDFFGKRAYLTVSGQLQAEVMAMALSNVYTFGPTFRAENSNTSRHLAEFWMVEPEMAFCDLEGDQDLAEAFLKYIFKFVLENCPEDLQFFNERIDKTVLSTAENIVNSEFGRITYSEAIELLEKADRQFEFPVEWGVDLQSEHERYLAEELFKKPVIVTNYPKTIKAFYMRLDDNNKTVSAMDILAPKIGEIIGGSQREERLDVLIQRMQEQGMNPDDLWWYLDLRRYGSVPHAGFGLGFERLVQFMTGMTNIRDVIPFPRTPLSADF, from the coding sequence ATGACTACCAGAATCAAGGAAATCTTTCAGACAGGACAACCGGATCAATCCGTCACCGTGCAGGGTTGGGTGAGAACAAAACGAGAATTAAAAGAATTTACTTTCCTGGAAGTTAATGATGGCTCATCCCTAGCCAACTTACAAGTTATCCTCGAACCGACTTTACCCGATTATGAAAATGTACTAAAGACAATTAGTACAGGAGCGGCGATCGCTGTTTCGGGAAATTTGGTTCCTTCCCCGGGTAAAGGGCAAAATATCGAGTTAAAAGCGGCCGAAATCACCCTTTATGGTGACTGTCCTGCGGATTATCCCCTACAAAAGAAACGTCATTCCTTTGAATTCCTAAGAACTATTGCCCATCTGCGAGCAAGAACCAACACCCTAGGGGCAGTAATGCGGGTTAGAAACGCTTGCGCTACCGCTATACACACTTTTTTCCAAGAAAAGGGCTTTATTTGGGTACATACTCCCATTATTACCGCTAACGACTGCGAAGGTGCGGGAGAATTATTTACTGTCACCAGTTTAGATTTAAAAAAACCCGCCAATTTTGCCGAGGATTTCTTTGGTAAACGGGCCTATTTAACCGTCAGTGGACAATTACAAGCGGAAGTAATGGCCATGGCTTTATCTAATGTTTACACTTTTGGCCCGACTTTTCGCGCCGAAAATTCTAATACTTCCCGTCATCTGGCCGAGTTTTGGATGGTGGAACCGGAAATGGCTTTTTGTGACTTGGAAGGAGATCAGGATTTAGCGGAAGCTTTTCTGAAATATATCTTTAAATTCGTTTTAGAAAATTGTCCCGAAGATTTGCAGTTTTTTAACGAACGTATCGATAAAACGGTGTTAAGTACGGCCGAAAATATCGTTAATAGTGAGTTTGGCCGGATTACCTACAGCGAAGCGATCGAGTTATTAGAAAAAGCCGATCGTCAGTTCGAGTTTCCGGTAGAATGGGGCGTAGATTTACAGTCAGAACACGAACGTTATCTAGCGGAGGAACTATTTAAAAAACCCGTGATTGTCACCAATTATCCCAAGACAATCAAAGCTTTTTATATGCGTCTAGATGACAATAATAAAACTGTTTCCGCTATGGATATTTTAGCACCCAAGATCGGCGAAATTATCGGCGGTTCCCAACGGGAAGAACGATTAGATGTATTAATCCAAAGAATGCAGGAACAGGGAATGAATCCCGATGATTTGTGGTGGTATTTAGATCTGCGTCGCTACGGTTCCGTTCCCCACGCTGGTTTTGGTTTAGGATTCGAGCGTCTGGTACAATTCATGACGGGAATGACCAATATTCGCGATGTGATTCCTTTCCCCCGTACCCCTTTAAGTGCCGACTTTTAG
- a CDS encoding DUF6887 family protein has translation MTSQELKSYVLSHREDDEAFYAYVDKVNERKDRVVYPPLNSLEDMEKYPEVIEQMRQDSRHNFQQNELT, from the coding sequence ATGACCTCTCAAGAATTAAAAAGTTATGTATTATCTCATCGTGAGGATGACGAGGCTTTTTATGCCTATGTAGATAAGGTAAATGAAAGAAAAGATCGAGTAGTTTATCCACCTTTAAACTCCTTAGAAGATATGGAAAAATATCCCGAAGTTATTGAACAAATGCGTCAAGATTCCCGTCATAATTTTCAGCAAAATGAGTTAACTTAG
- a CDS encoding DUF6888 family protein, with amino-acid sequence MARSVGFVFAFISVSKLLKQILYFVIISVIRSVLGGKNIPTLAQLLQCYTLSCWATRFYLPINLIRLDDRTKNIFMLIGEGIEIEIKPNGQWIK; translated from the coding sequence GTGGCGCGGTCTGTCGGATTCGTCTTTGCGTTCATCTCTGTCTCGAAGTTGTTGAAGCAGATTCTCTATTTTGTTATAATTAGTGTCATTCGTTCGGTTTTGGGAGGGAAAAATATTCCGACACTTGCACAACTCTTACAATGTTATACCCTATCTTGTTGGGCAACAAGGTTTTATTTACCAATTAACTTAATAAGATTGGATGATCGTACTAAAAATATTTTCATGTTAATTGGTGAAGGTATTGAGATTGAAATTAAACCTAATGGACAATGGATAAAATGA